The genomic segment GAATCCGCGGAACACGGTCTCCTCAAGAAGCGGAGCAAGGATTCCAGTTATCCCCACTAAGCTCAAGGTGCTGCACAATCATTTATGATAAAAATCTAGTATTGATGATGCACAATAGCAGTTTCTATTTTCTTTGCGTAGATAGATACCTTATGTTTGAGGATCCAATTAATGGGAGAAGCTGCATCAAAGAGTCTACCTGAAAACATCATTACTAGCTCAGCCACATTACTATTTAtccaaaaggaaagaaaacattaaatataatagtGAAAGTCTCCTAACCTCCCTTTCGGGTGTCTCTGTGCTGAATAAGGATAAAGCAACACCTGTTAACGCAATACCACCAACAGCAGCAGCCAGACCTATTCCACCCCACACGAGCCATCCCTTTTGCAAGTTGAATGGCTGTTTCAAATCTAAAGATTGAACAAAAAGATCAAAGTCCAAATAAAAGAGCAAGACAGAActgattgaaaaaaataaaaataaataaagtaccATAGCGCAAAATGTCTTCAGGAAGTGGCTCAGAGGTTTTGGCAACGGTGAATATTACAGCAAGTATCACTGCAGTTGTTATGCTGCCAAAGTAGTTAAGATCAAAAGTTAATTAAGATTAACCATTCAATAACAACTCAGTTGTTATTAACAGAGTACTAGAGCTAAAAGACTGAGGCTATGTAACTAGAATACCCTTGATCCAGGAATAAAATCTCTGCCTTTTCGTCCAAGCTAAGCTTCTCAGCGTCGATTCCCAAATACGGTAAGGCTGCCATCTCAGTTAATCCTGTCAAAACAAAACTGCCTGggaacaaaatattaaatctcACTCCAtcacattttattatttttattctaaagcAGTTTCTTAATGTGTCATCATCAAACATCAAACCCTAATTTACCCTTTTAATGACCTAGAAAACAGAGAGTACCTTAATACACAAGCAAGCGAAGTTAACGAAACTGTCTGCCATCCCCATGGCACTTCCCATCTCTCAAGTATTGGCCACTCTAAGCTACCTCCCTGTAACTATCAAAGCAACCAacttttacaatattttatttaaaaagaaaaaaagaaggaaaatcgTACAACTTTTGTCGGAAACCAGACAGGAAGTGTCGGAGAAACTGCTACCTTTCCCTCTCCTCCAGTTTCTTTTCCAGAATTGAAAATGCAAGAGGATCTCCATTTCTTCCGAATAACCGTAGA from the Raphanus sativus cultivar WK10039 unplaced genomic scaffold, ASM80110v3 Scaffold2792, whole genome shotgun sequence genome contains:
- the LOC108820835 gene encoding uncharacterized protein LOC108820835 isoform X3 translates to MAALPYLGIDAEKLSLDEKAEILFLDQGITTAVILAVIFTVAKTSEPLPEDILRYDLKQPFNLQKGWLVWGGIGLAAAVGGIALTGVALSLFSTETPEREVDSLMQLLPLIGSSNISTLSLVGITGILAPLLEETVFRGFFMVSLTKWVPTPIAIIISSAAFALAHLTPGEFPQLFILGSVLGLTYAQTRNLITPMVIHGLWNSGVILLLTFLQVQGYDIKELLQGS
- the LOC108820835 gene encoding uncharacterized protein LOC108820835 isoform X1, with amino-acid sequence MVSQMISCLSKSPSLLCISGSRSLTPPKTYNRGGLNRFSPGFASQRLSTVIRKKWRSSCIFNSGKETGGEGKLQGGSLEWPILERWEVPWGWQTVSLTSLACVLSFVLTGLTEMAALPYLGIDAEKLSLDEKAEILFLDQGITTAVILAVIFTVAKTSEPLPEDILRYDLKQPFNLQKGWLVWGGIGLAAAVGGIALTGVALSLFSTETPEREVDSLMQLLPLIGSSNISTLSLVGITGILAPLLEETVFRGFFMVSLTKWVPTPIAIIISSAAFALAHLTPGEFPQLFILGSVLGLTYAQTRNLITPMVIHGLWNSGVILLLTFLQVQGYDIKELLQGS
- the LOC108820835 gene encoding uncharacterized protein LOC108820835 isoform X2 produces the protein MVSQMISCLSKSPSLLCISGSRSLTPPKTYNRGGLNRFSPGFASQRLSTVIRKKWRSSCIFNSGKETGGEGKGGSLEWPILERWEVPWGWQTVSLTSLACVLSFVLTGLTEMAALPYLGIDAEKLSLDEKAEILFLDQGITTAVILAVIFTVAKTSEPLPEDILRYDLKQPFNLQKGWLVWGGIGLAAAVGGIALTGVALSLFSTETPEREVDSLMQLLPLIGSSNISTLSLVGITGILAPLLEETVFRGFFMVSLTKWVPTPIAIIISSAAFALAHLTPGEFPQLFILGSVLGLTYAQTRNLITPMVIHGLWNSGVILLLTFLQVQGYDIKELLQGS